One window of the Plasmodium knowlesi strain H apicoplast, complete genome genome contains the following:
- a CDS encoding ribosomal protein S3: MGQKIYPLIFRSLVYKNYINNFYINIVNNKYYLINILLIYFLYYNLYSINSYKNYNYFDICISFNINKFIITFLYYNNIKYNIYNLKYIFILLNYFNYYYYKYYSYICYLKIKYINIINVNMIMFYVKQYYIKYKSLKLIFNYLYSDILKKYNYNIKGLKIKFSGCFKNSLKTKTEIYTYGIISLSTLCSNIKYFNDIIKTKYGILSIKIWINN; this comes from the coding sequence ATGGGTCAAAAAATATATCCTTTAATATTTAGAAGTTTAGTATATAAAAATTATATAAATAATTTTTATATTAATATAGTTAATAATAAATATTATTTAATTAATATTTTATTAATTTATTTTTTATATTATAATTTATATAGTATAAATAGTTATAAAAATTATAATTATTTTGATATTTGTATAAGTTTTAATATTAATAAATTTATAATTACATTTTTATATTATAATAATATAAAATATAATATTTATAATTTGAAATATATTTTTATTTTATTAAATTATTTTAATTATTATTATTATAAATATTATAGTTATATATGTTATTTAAAAATAAAATATATTAATATAATCAATGTTAATATGATAATGTTTTATGTAAAACAATATTATATAAAATATAAATCTTTAAAATTAATATTTAATTATTTATATAGTGATATATTAAAAAAATATAATTATAATATAAAAGGATTAAAAATTAAATTTTCAGGATGTTTTAAAAATAGTTTAAAAACTAAAACTGAAATATATACATATGGAATCATATCATTAAGTACATTATGTAGTAATATTAAATATTTTAATGATATTATAAAGACTAAGTAT
- a CDS encoding 50S ribosomal protein L4 produces MNIIILNINNNIFNNIIFKYKYTFFIKLYLNNYIKTYKIINYIIKYYYIYNNYIYKYTKNRSMIKYSNRKIRVQKGTGQARLKNNTSPACKQGSCTFGPYYNKIKIKYNKFIYKLIFIYLLLNKRSNIIIIKLENIFDIYYMNNYSIKYTIDYFINKILYFNGILISDYINNNKCKILNFYNINNKYILFNLILYNYIIFIV; encoded by the coding sequence ATGAATATTATTATATTAAATATAAATAATAATATATTTAATAATATAATATTTAAATATAAATATACATTTTTTATAAAATTATATTTAAATAATTATATTAAAACATATAAAATAATTAATTATATTATAAAATATTATTATATTTATAATAATTATATATATAAATATACAAAAAATAGAAGTATGATAAAATATAGTAATAGAAAAATAAGAGTTCAAAAAGGAACAGGACAAGCTAGATTAAAAAATAATACATCCCCAGCATGTAAGCAAGGTTCTTGTACGTTTGGTCCTTATTATAATAAGATTAAAATAAAGTATAATAAATTTATATATAAATTAATTTTTATTTATTTATTATTAAATAAACGTAGTAATATAATAATAATAAAATTAGAAAATATATTTGATATTTATTATATGAATAATTATTCTATTAAATATACTATAGATTATTTTATAAATAAGATTTTATATTTTAATGGTATATTAATTTCTGATTATATTAATAATAATAAATGTAAAATATTAAATTTTTATAATATTAATAATAAGTATATTTTATTTAATTTAATATTATATAATTATATTATATTTATAGTTTAA
- a CDS encoding ribosomal protein L2: MILKLKKYNTYKYFKNFGKNNKGQITIYNKGGGKLKYNYKIIDFWYDNYNININYKIILFKKLKNYFRNTYIGCIIYLSLKLNNLQKYIILQHNYILNSIYYLTNINYIKNGSYLQLKYCKLGTYIYNISYNNKGGVFVRAAGTFAQILIFYKNLVYIKLPSKKIKYINNNNFCYIGINSNILYNKFKIKNAGYNIYYNIKSKVRGKSKNVCDHPHGGGKGKTSIGRKYPCSRKGLHSKGYKRKK, encoded by the coding sequence ATGATATTAAAATTAAAAAAATATAATACTTATAAATATTTTAAAAATTTTGGTAAAAATAATAAAGGACAAATTACTATATATAATAAAGGTGGTGGTAAATTAAAATATAATTATAAAATAATAGATTTTTGGTATGATAATTATAATATAAATATTAATTATAAAATTATTTTATTTAAAAAGTTAAAAAATTATTTTAGAAACACATATATAGGATGTATTATATATTTATCTTTAAAATTAAATAATTTACAAAAATATATTATTTTACAACATAATTATATATTAAATTCTATTTATTATTTAACTAATATTAATTATATAAAAAATGGAAGTTATTTACAATTAAAATATTGTAAATTAGGTACTTATATTTATAATATATCTTATAATAATAAAGGAGGTGTTTTTGTAAGAGCTGCAGGTACTTTTGCACAAATATTAATTTTTTATAAAAATTTAGTATATATAAAGTTACCTTCTAAAAAAATTAAATATATAAATAATAATAATTTTTGTTATATAGGTATAAATAGTAATATTTTATATAATAAATTTAAAATTAAAAATGCTGGGTATAATATATATTATAATATAAAATCAAAAGTAAGAGGTAAATCTAAAAATGTATGTGATCACCCACATGGAGGAGGTAAAGGAAAAACAAGTATAGGTCGTAAATATCCTTGCTCTAGAAAAGGATTACATTCTAAAGGATATAAAAGAAAAAAATAA
- a CDS encoding ribosomal protein S19, with amino-acid sequence MIKLYWLKISLNNKYIFINFKNKYKKNMILNIYNKNLYIYKKLLNLYIKVYNGYKFIPIYINKYKLYNKIGSFINTKYIKNNLKELLLN; translated from the coding sequence ATGATAAAGTTATATTGGTTAAAAATTTCTTTAAATAATAAGTATATATTTATTAATTTTAAAAATAAATATAAAAAGAATATGATATTAAATATATATAATAAAAATTTATATATTTATAAAAAATTATTAAATTTATATATTAAAGTATATAATGGTTATAAATTTATACCTATTTATATAAATAAATATAAATTATATAATAAAATAGGTAGTTTTATAAATACTAAATATATTAAAAATAATTTAAAAGAGTTATTATTAAATTAA
- a CDS encoding ribosomal protein L23: MKEIILNLYYNYIFYKISFIKNRYYIIYSKIYLTKLDIKYIIKNILKKDYNFNNIKINYVNIKNNYKKYCILIK; the protein is encoded by the coding sequence ATGAAAGAAATTATATTAAATTTATATTATAATTATATATTTTATAAGATTAGTTTTATTAAAAATAGATATTATATTATTTATTCTAAAATATATTTAACAAAATTAGATATAAAATATATAATTAAAAATATATTAAAAAAAGATTATAATTTTAATAATATTAAAATTAATTATGTAAATATAAAAAATAATTATAAAAAATATTGTATATTGATTAAATGA